In Fusarium oxysporum f. sp. lycopersici 4287 chromosome 6, whole genome shotgun sequence, a single window of DNA contains:
- a CDS encoding hypothetical protein (At least one base has a quality score < 10) has translation MSGKFCDLLSSLMVHPCWEENIDSLALALRWTVICRLDSRSAWAVDVKFSCSVIQRIFDKIKDHQGESLNISYHEMHKAERDRASGRDEPSSTLSDILYEVGEAVPKENTVRPKADPKYNSVFGWSVLPVTVWDLKVLTKVVNSMDFKPEWNYSVEDALNAWKVENSGPELPQQDRLSVIYMHSQKSVFRHLRLVDRQLTSVQGTEEANDDENQGSDPFSSSDDNGSQLDTSSHHQRRRRAVVDDSSDKESESVSETTGPLPKLLRRHAVTNVEGDDSAPVRSSDSDLPFEPLPDLEGEEDDDDMTGTVDDGANLDFGEFLPQATNEPDEFRPRGPTLAESLPPQPPASPIYASLREKKMLSELSELRKENRELREGQKKLRGLFADGVKRQNEVIAESRDLMLQAQKEQKELMLNMQKQFESMQSELSELRQAKEAPNRGDNVQRPPEVTVTSDSAPKSPELGTIRSALHNDVMSLEEATVVEPMDEDIPPEQAVPKEKTLEPETSERPGEPVQERRSEPVTTKPNPLKEGEDRTHVASQLSEPSHQTMDPRTIVKISSQNLTKDSLRGLAKRPDKKERRIGSMTGLASAQAPILSVQRSIFMTPRSELLKMWKKTE, from the coding sequence ATGTCGGGCAAATTCTGCGATCTTCTCTCGAGCCTCATGGTTCATCCGTGCTGGGAGGAGAACATAGATTCgctggctctggctctgcGATGGACGGTCATTTGTAGACTTGACTCTCGCTCTGCATGGGCTGTTGACGTGAAATTTTCCTGTTCAGTCATTCAACGGATCtttgacaagatcaaagatCACCAAGGCGAGTCCTTAAACATTTCTTACCACGAAATGCACAAGGCCGAAAGAGATCGCGCTTCTGGCAGAGACGAGCCATCCTCCACCCTTTCGGACATTCTCTACGAGGTCGGCGAGGCGGTCCCGAAGGAGAATACTGTGAGGCCCAAAGCCGATCCCAAGTACAATAGTGTCTTTGGCTGGAGTGTCCTTCCAGTCACTGTGTGGGATCTCAAGGTCCTCACCAAAGTTGTCAATTCCATGGACTTCAAACCCGAATGGAACTACAGCGTTGAGGACGCGCTGAACGCTTGGAAGGTAGAGAATTCTGGTCCTGAGTTACCACAACAGGACAGGCTCTCCGTCATATATATGCACTCACAGAAGAGCGTATTTAGGCATCTTAGACTCGTTGACAGACAGCTTACTTCCGTGCAAGGCACAGAAGAGGCAaacgatgatgagaatcaGGGCTCCGATCCTTTTTCGTCCAGTGACGACAATGGATCTCAGCTAGACACCTCATCCCACCATCAGAGGCGTCGTCGAGCTGTTGTCGATGACTCCAGTGACAAGGAGAGTGAGTCGGTTTCGGAAACCACTGGTCCTCTCCCAAAGCTCCTTCGTCGACATGCTGTCACCAATGTCGAGGGTGACGATAGTGCGCCAGTGCGCTCTAGCGATTCTGATCTCCCTTTCGAACCTCTACCTGACCTAGAGggcgaagaggatgatgatgacatgACCGGCACCGTCGATGATGGTGCCAACCTCGATTTCGGTGAGTTCCTTCCACAGGCTACCAATGAACCAGACGAATTCCGTCCTCGTGGACCTACTCTTGCCGAATCGCTACCTCCACAACCTCCTGCATCACCTATTTACGCTTCCCTGCGAGAGAAGAAAATGCTTTCGGAACTCTCAGAGCTGAGGAAGGAAAATAGAGAGTTGCGGGAAGGTCAGAAGAAACTGCGAGGCCTCTTTGCAGATGGTGTCAAGCGGCAAAATGAAGTCATTGCGGAGAGTAGGGACCTCATGTTGCAAGCGCAAAAAGAGCAAAAGGAACTCATGCTCAATATGCAGAAGCAGTTCGAGAGCATGCAGTCTGAATTGAGCGAGTTGCGTCAAGCCAAGGAAGCACCCAACCGAGGCGACAATGTGCAGAGACCCCCTGAAGTCACTGTCACCTCAGATAGTGCTCCCAAGAGTCCTGAACTGGGAACAATCCGTTCGGCGCTACACAATGACGTTATGTCGTTGGAAGAGGCGACCGTCGTTGAACCCATGGATGAGGACATCCCACCTGAGCAGGCTGTACCTAAGGAAAAGACTCTCGAACCAGAGACGTCTGAGCGACCGGGTGAACCTGTTCAGGAGCGGCGTAGCGAGCCTGTGACCACCAAACCCAACCCTTTGAAAGAAGGCGAGGATAGGACACATGTAGCTTCGCAATTGTCTGAGCCAAGTCATCAGACAATGGATCCTCGCACAATCGTCAAGATCAGTTCTCAGAACTTGACCAAAGACTCTTTGCGTGGACTTGCCAAGCGCCCTGACAAGAAAGAACGAAGGATTGGGAGTATGACGGGCTTGGCATCTGCACAGGCACCTATTTTGAGCGTGCAGAGGAGCATATTCATGACTCCAAGGTCGGAATTGTTGAAGATGTGGAAGAAGACTGAGTAG
- a CDS encoding hypothetical protein (At least one base has a quality score < 10), which yields MPTSSQWYDRHRRCKDGCSHEGKLELITWTSTAGGDRMGWGNCLASESDELKEKFEKEFNSNEEKMYEYWPQGFRWTCCGTEGDQRFGCDHHGNGSTPCSCDFCKIGKPIPDSIHKNRTESAAGKGLRLSRGPDPRSFNRSQGRIAEIMRLSFGAP from the exons ATGCCCACGTCGAGCCAATGGTACGACCGTCACCGCAGATGCAAGGATGGCTGCTCGCACGAGGGAAAGCTTGAATTGATCACCTGGACATCCACGGCTGGTGGGGACCGCATGGGATGGGGCAATTGCCTAGCTTCCGAATCTGACGAACTCAAAGAAAAATTTGAGAAGGAATTCAACTCCAACGAGGAGAAGATGTACGAGTACTGGCCACAGGGTTTCCGGTGGACCTGTTGCGGAACGGAGGGAGATCAGCGATTTGGATGTGACCACCATGGAAACGGAAGCACGCCATGTAGCTGCGATTTTTGCAAG ATTGGCAAACCAATTCCGGACTCCATCCATAAAAACCGGACAGAGTCTGCTGCCGGAAAGGGGCTGAGACTCTCTAGAGGTCCGGACCCAAGAAGCTTCAATAGGAGCCAGGGCAGGATAGCGGAGATCATGCGCTTGTCCTTCGGGGCACCTTAA